One genomic segment of Pristiophorus japonicus isolate sPriJap1 chromosome 8, sPriJap1.hap1, whole genome shotgun sequence includes these proteins:
- the LOC139269120 gene encoding putative nuclease HARBI1 — MASPVPSSVRKASQTCSRNKAEDSPERCTKVTIDLKLYATGSFQAATADIYNISQLAVHTSLCEVTGALYKRRSDYISFPMSREKQLEWQARFLCSAGFPRDQGAIDCTHVALRAPQNTPELFQNRKGYHSLNMQLVCDHSYKIMALDARYPGSSHDSFILRQTGVPGVFTGPNQDCGWLLADKCYPLCNWLMPPLRNPRTAAQHAYNDSHSATRSIIEHTIGILKQKFRCLDRSVGVLQHSPERVSIFVVVCCMLHNLVIMRAQPFEDEAAVPPVEEEEEAAQESEAYEEEEEEEQE, encoded by the exons ATGGCATCcccagtgccgagttctgtgaggaaggccag ccagacttgCAGCCgcaacaaggctgaggacagccctgagcgttGCACCAAGGTGACCATTGACCTCAAACTTTATGCCACCGGATCCttccaagctgcaacagcagacatctaCAACATCTCGCAGCTTGCCGTGCACACATCCTTATGTGAGGTCACAGGAGCTCTCTATAAGAGGAGGagcgactacatctccttccctatgagcagggagaagcagttggagtggcagGCTAGATTCCTGTGCAGTGCAGGCTTCCCCAGGGATCAGGGGGCCATTGACTGCACTCATGTTGCACTGAGGGCACCACAAAACACTCCCGAGCTGTTCCAAAACCGCAAGGGATACCATTCCCTCaatatgcagctggtgtgcgaccacagctaCAAAATCATGGCACTTGATGCCCGGtaccctggcagcagccatgattctttcatactgcggcagaccggtgtgccaggtgTCTTTACTGGGCCTAAtcaagattgtggctggctccttgCAGACAAATGCTACCCACTGTGCAATTGGCTGAtgcctccccttcgcaaccccaggactgctgcgcagcatgcctacaatgacagTCATTCGGCCACCAGATCCATCATCGAACACACCATCGGAATCCTGAAACAGAAGTTCCGTTGCCTAGACCGCTCAGTGGGTGTGCTGCAgcactcgcctgagcgggtctccatattcgtggtcgtgtgctgcatgctccacaacctggtgatcatgagggcacaaccattcgaggatgaggcagcagtgccacctgtggaggaggaggaggaggcggcgcaggagtCTGAAGcgtatgaggaggaggaggaggaggagcaggagtag